One window of Lytechinus variegatus isolate NC3 chromosome 2, Lvar_3.0, whole genome shotgun sequence genomic DNA carries:
- the LOC121409232 gene encoding TLC domain-containing protein 3A-like, which produces MEQNTLATNFIIGCIFWPASFHLIWFLLSFVLSDSRACGTAMRLVSIIHAILAAAVGTISVRATYKDIIHDDHWLLNYFAAFAYPYMPYDTYAMYHAYIREKNKQDQPFFTRLTSFIKALKLEVFHHAISTFLGYPIILRYRHNKGTFIVGCVYITEYSTPFVNLRKILIKNGYGSSLMFSINNLLVLIMFFLVRVALWPAMYVIYAINKQQTFSQVLVSVPYGCHIAMTIVMALQTSWYVIFCRGFFKALGKNPKQDSVGTKRD; this is translated from the exons ATGGAACAAAATACACTCGcaacaaatttcattattgGCTGCATTTTCTGGCCAGcatcatttcatttgatatgGTTTCTGCTGTCTTTCGTACTTTCCGACTCAAGAGCCTGTGGAACTGCGATGCG actGGTGTCTATTATTCATGCTATCTTAGCTGCGGCTGTGGGAACTATATCAGTCAGGGCTACATACAAAGACATCATTCATGATGA TCACTGGCTGTTAAACTACTTTGCTGCATTTGCCTATCCGTACATGCCATACGACACTTATGCCATGTACCATGCCTACATACGGGAAAAAAACAAGCAAGATCAACCCTTTTTCACAAGATTGACATCATTTATAAAAGCATTAAAATTGGAAGTTTTTCATCATGCAATCTCCACATTCCTGGGCTATCCCATTATACTT CGCTATCGTCACAACAAAGGAACCTTTATTGTAGGATGTGTCTACATTACAGAATACAGCACACCATTTGTGAACTTGAGAAAGATTCTTATTAAG AATGGTTATGGGTCCTCATTGATGTTCAGTATCAACAACCTTCTTGTCCTGATAATGTTCTTCCTGGTAAGAGTAGCTCTCTGGCCTGCTATGTATGTCATCTATGCTATCAACAAGCAGCAAACATTCTCTCAGGTCTTAGTAAGTGTTCCTTACGGGTGCCACATAGCCATGACAATAGTGATGGCTCTCCAGACTTCATGGTATGTTATTTTTTGCCGTGGATTCTTCAAGGCACTTGGGAAAAACCCAAAGCAAGATTCAGTCGGTACAAAGCGAGATTGA